From Humidesulfovibrio mexicanus:
AACGCGCTCATGGTGGCCTCGGCCCCGGTGACGATCTCGCCCACGAAGTTCTCTATGGAGCTGGGGGGGACATGGAAGCCCACATACTGCGACAGGGACGGCGCCACGTACAGGCACACGATCTTCGCTCCGAGACCCTGGGCCAAAAGCCGTGCGTATTCGGCCACCGAGGGACTGTACTCGGAAAAGTCCACCGCGCAGAGTATCTTCTTGATCTGGGCCATAACACCCTCCCTTGTCGTTTGAAACACCAATTGCCCCCCGTTTGCGCAGGGGGGATGCGAAGACAATGTGAAAATAATCACCCAGCTTCGCTAACGCAAGGAAAAATCGCGTCGATATGTGTTGTGCCGGGGCAGAAGCTTCGCGCGCATGGACAAGGCCCGCATCATGGGGTAGCCAGACGCCATGGGGCCCATCCCCCTGCCGCCGCAGGCCCGGCGGAAAGTTTTTC
This genomic window contains:
- a CDS encoding universal stress protein translates to MAQIKKILCAVDFSEYSPSVAEYARLLAQGLGAKIVCLYVAPSLSQYVGFHVPPSSIENFVGEIVTGAEATMSAFLSENFQGVEADGHVVTGYAAEEIFGVADKEGADMIIMGTHGRKGIDRILFGSVAEKVVKGAKCPVMTIRPTK